The nucleotide window TTCACAGTTTATAGAAGTAAAAATTAAGTTGGTAACAGAAATTCAGAGTTCTAATTATATTCCTAGGCATATCTGTTCAACACAGGGCAAAACATGCCAACTTATGCTGCAAGGGATTCCTCAGATGATGGGAAGACCCAGGTGCCACATTCTGAAATAAACAGCCACTATTTCAGTTTGTGAGCAATTCAAAAGCTTAATAGCAGGCAGGCATTTTTACTTGAGAACAGTGCAGCCCTAACCTTAACagaatgaatttttttcagatgGCAAGCTACAAACAGGAACtgtcccctccacccacccaccccctcaTTCAACAGAGGTCAAATTCTTTCTTACCCTGAGAGACTGAGGATACATTAGGATAACATTCCAAGTGACAAAGACCACTCTGTGTCCCTAGAGTTCTAGCCTCAAATGGTGCCCAATGCAATCATTTTCAATAAGATTTGTTTTTCCTCGTCATTTTAATGGTAAAACAGTTTTCTTATCAGGATAACACAATTGTTTTTACTATGGATACAATTTTTATAATCAGATTCTGAAGCAAATTTCAATCTAACATAGACTGTATTTTAAAGCCATGTTACTTGATTCTAAACCATTAAGAACTCCccatttttcttcatctattcTACTTGCAATGTATCTATGGTCATTTATACACACAAAGTATGCACACTGAAGTCAACCAATGAGGTATTAGTTTTCTGTAAGTCTTTTTCCTGATGTCATTTTCTGAAAAATCCAGGGGAAAAACTCTATAGGAGGGAAGGAACTTCAACAAActtatggaaaagtagaattaaaaggtaaatttacttAGGCACagagaattttttgaaatctatgcacaatttttccataatatgcattttctatgaactttttgaagattcttcctATGCTTAGATGTTTACAAATTGAATATAACTCTCTTTGTACAAAAAGGGACACTTAAATCTAAAATAATTACTTACTTAGTTCAGAATACCAATGTTACCAATTTGCTCTTTATTTTACATACCCAGTAACTCTCAGGAGCATCTATAGCTAAAAAAATACTAGCACTACTGTTGTTGACTACTTCTTACTTGCCAGTCTATTAACAgaagagattttttattttaattcacctGGGTATCAAGAATGAATAATTCAAGGGGACTATACCCTAAAAATGTACTCAAAAGCAACTTACAACTCATTAATATGCATTtaatactgatttatttttagtcttaatttggatttttttaaaccattAGACTTAGATTTTAAGTGTACTTATTAATTCatctttttaatcttaaaaattgaGTTCAAAAGTCAGAGATAAAAGTCATTTTCAGAGTTTTGAACAAACTGTTAATTATCGTGACAACTATTAAATCTGTTCTACTATGAACCATTTCCAACAGTAAAAACTCTAAATAGTACAAGCAGGTATTCTAGGTTTCAGAAAATTGTGATTTTTGTTAGAAATTCTGCAAGTAGATATTAAAAATTATGTGATTTTATCATCTCTGTTAACTATTTGAGAATTTCTCTGAGAAATAAAGAATATCATATGTAGAGGTTTATGATGATTATTGCCAAAAGACTGATAGGGTAATACTTTCATAATGGTGTATCCTGATGCCTTCAATGCTTGTTACTTCCTGCCTTTCAGAATGACTGAAACAGTCCCTGAACTGTCAGCACCCTCTTAGCATGTGCTCACTTGCAGATCCTACAAGGACACAGCCTGTGCTTTGCCACAACTGTGGTCCAACAACACTCTTCGTATCATAGTTGCTGGATGTTTTCTGAGTTTTAGCTTAGTATTTCAGGAGAAGTACTTAAGTTAAATAAAGCAAAGTATTTATTTGCACTTACATGAGTActataatattattttatgtacCTCACATATTACATTCAATTCTCTAATTCTTTGAGTCCACTTTAAGTCAATAGGGAAAGGTTAGAAATAAAATCAACTTTAAACTGTGTGCACAGGTCCATGGAAAACAAAGAATTAATTCCACttctcatttacattttttagaaTAGCTTTTGTAGGGAAAACTGTTAAGAGTTCCTAAAAGACTACCTCAGTTATTCTcacctgtctttttctttcttttctgtcaaaTGCCCTTTTTCCCCTTACCTTTCTAGGTAGATCATCTTCCCCCCAAAATGTGAAACATTTACCTCACCGCACTCTTATTCTGAAGGCATTCTTTCATCTAAGCTTCTTTTCATGGATCATTAGGACATGATGAGAGTATTACGGCAGCCATGGTTTTGTGAAACCACCTTTTCTAGCAGTGTTTTTAGAACAATATAAACTACTCATCTAAAATGATCTAAGACTGATGTGCTTACAATGAGAGGCAACAATCTTCCAATAATCTGTAATGTTACTAACTTTTGCTCTCTCTGGGTGGCGTATTGACTATCTTTTAGGTATACCAGTGAGAGGAGAACAAGGTATTCCTGGACCGCCAGGCCCTGCTGGACCCCGAGGGCACCCAGGTCCTTCTGGACCACCAGGAAAACCAGGCTATGGAACCCCGGGACTGCAAGGAGAGCCAGGGTTGCCAGGACCTCCAGGACTATCAGCCACTGGGAAGCCAGGTTTGCCAGGACTCCCAGGAAAACAAGGGGAGAGAGGACCAAGTGGACCGAAAGGAGACATTGGGCCAGCTGGTCTACCAGGACCCAGGGGCCCACCAGGGCCACCTGGAATCCCAGGACCAGCTGGCATTTCTGTGCCAGGAAAACCTGGACAACAGGGACTTacaggagccccaggcccccgcGGCTTTCCTGGAGAAAAGGGTGCACCAGGAGCCCCTGGTGTGAGTGGACAGAAAGGGGAAACAGGATATGGTGCTCCTGGCCGCCCAGGTGAGAGGGGCCTTCCAGGCCCTCAGGGTCCCATGGGACCACCTGGCCCTCCTGGAGTGGGGAAAAGAGGTGAGAATGGGTTTCCAGGGCAGCCGGGCATCAAAGGTGATCGTGGTTCTCCAGGAGAGAGGGGACCAAGTGGCCCACCAGGTCCTCAAGGGCCTCCTGGGGAACAAGGACCAGAAGGTattgggaagccaggagctgttggAGCTCCAGGTGAACCAGGGATTCCAGGAACCAAAGGCCATCCTGGGGCTCCAGGAATTGCTGGAgcccctggggctcctggctttgggaaacCAGGCTTGCCAGGCCTGAAAGGACAAATGGGACCTACTGGTCTTCCTGGAGCTCCAGGTGCCAAAGGGGAACAGGGGCCAGCAGGCCATCCCGGGGAGCCAGGTCTGACTGGACCCCCTGGAAACATGGGACCCCAGGGGCCCAAAGGTATCCCAGGCAACCATGGTCTCCCAGGCCCTAAAGGTGAGATCGGGCCAGTTGGGCCTGCAGGAAACCCTGGGGCTAGAGGAGCAAGGGGTCCGCCTGGGTTAGATGGAAAACCAGGGTACCCAGGAGAACCTGGTCTCAATGGTCCTAAGGGAAACCCAGGGTTACCAGGTCCAAAAGGTGACGCTGGAGTTAGAggatctcctggtctcccaggccctGTGGGCCCAGTAGGAGCCAAGGGAGTACCTGGACACGATGGTGAGGCTGGTCCCAGAGGTGCCCCTGGAATACCAGGTACCAGAGGCCCCGTTGGGCCACCGGGCATTCCAGGAATCCCTGGAGCTAAAGGGGATCCGGGAAATCCAggtcctcctggcccagctggaATAGCAACTAAAGGCCTCAATGGacccactgggccaccagggcctCCTGGTCCAAAAGGCCACACaggggagccaggtctcccagggcctcctgggcCCCCAGGCCCACCAGGACAAGCAGTCATGCCCGATGACTTTACAAAGGCAGGCCAAAGGCCCAGTCTTTCCGGGATGCCTCTTGTTAGTGCCAACCAGGGAGTAACAGGAATGCCTGTGTCTGCTTTTACTGTTATTCTCTCCAAAGCTTACCCAGCGGTAGGTACTCCCATTCCATTTGATAAGATTTTGTATAACAAGCAACAGCATTATGATCCAAGAACTGGAATCTTCACCTGTAGGATACCAGGAACATACTATTTCTCTTACCATGTGCATGTGAAAGGGACTCATGTTTGGGTAGGCCTGTATAAGAATGGCACGCCTGTAATGTACACCTATGATGAATATGCTAAGGGCTACCTGGATCAGGCTTCAGGGAGCGCCATCCTGGATCTCACAGAAAATGACCAGGTGTGGCTGCAGCTGCCTAACGCTGAGTCCAATGGGCTGTACTCCTCTGAGTACGTCCATTCCTCCTTCTCAGGATTCCTAGTGGCTCCCATGTGAGCCTCCCTAGGGATTTCCACCGAGCTAACCTAAATCTTCTTGAAGAGGCATTCCCCAACTCCATTCCACCTCCCAGAATATGTATGGAGGTAGGCTGAAAATAAATGTGACTAATTTTGATTTTCCAAGATACAGGTTTGAGGTTTCAGACCAACACATTTCACCCTGAAAAAGTGAGCAGCAAGGGTAAAGAACATGTAGAGGCCCTCTTCAATTTCTAGTCAGGGACCCAAAGTCTTCTATGATTATCTGTGAGCTCAATATGTGAGATTTCATCCAAAACATCCTGCTAAGTTCAAAAATGAAACTAtcgtacatacatacatacacacacaaaaaaaaaaaaatcagaagaggaCACTAAAATATGTTAAAGTTAATTTTAGAAAGTCagcatttccttttaaaataagccTGTTTCTGATAATATAAGCAATTATGGGAAACATTCAGAAGGTATCATGTACCTTTACAGAACATAAATACTTGAATATTCAAATTTAAGACACTGTCTACCCTATGATATTTCTGATGGTGCATTACTCCAAGGCTTCTACGGCCTCTTTCATCAAGATCTAGTCAAATACATAGGTGCATACATATGTTTTGAATCTCTCATAAGAAGCCAAAATGTTGTGCTAAAATTAATCTGAAATGCAAGGTGCTTTTGTCATGTCTGTGACTGCAGAGAAGCCTTCTGTATTCCCGGCATGACCTGGAAACAGGTGTCTGCTCTAGTCTTATTTACTTAACACAAGTGTGATTAATTTGATTCTTTTAATTCCTAATTGAATCCTATATAATATGATTTGTGGGTTTACCCAATGTTAGTGTATGTACTTTGTGCCTCCTATTCCAGTGAAATTATAATTAACAGCAAGGGTTTCAAAACCTGACTAGAAATCTGAAAGGACATTATTTATTTATGCGCTGTACTGTATTTTTATATTGCTGCTTAAAACTTTTAAGCTGTGCCTCACTTATTAAAGCATGAAATGTTTAACCTGTTCCTTATTTACGATGCAATAAAATAACATCAACAGATTTTTATgctgtattcatttgaaaaaagcaTACTGCTATTCTCAACCATGGTATGTAGGGCTTTGCATTTTACAAAGTAAAACAAGAAAGTGGTGGGTGGTTTTTACAGTTGCAGTGGATATGACCCAGTGTTGGGGCCGGGCATTCCCATGTACCCAGGCACACAGTGGAGACTGTGAAAAAGTACCCACAAAGCCACATGTTGCTTTTGACGGTAAAGAGCTGATAAGCGGGCACAGAGAAATGAGAAGATCACCCCAAAGCAGTGATTTTCTCTGAGGAGGGAAAAGAAGCAGGTGACAGAAAAGTATGCAATTTAAACAGAGATTCTGCAATTACTATTTAGTGCCTTGGTATGTTTGTAGTCataatatttaaagttattttgaaGGGCTGATTCACTCTAAAAAGGAAGTCAAGTAATTTTTAGTGTCAATCAAAAGGCAACATGTTTCTAAGCTGAAATATACTGCTTTTgagcatccatccatccactatTTGAATTAAACCAATCTGGCTCAAGGCTCTGGGATAATGCACTACAAAAGCATCTATTTATTATTCCTTAGAACTAACTTTGTATAACCCAAGCGAAGCTCTGAATGGAGACATAAAagctgaggctggaggctggcagtATCTGTGCCCCCATTCTGGATCACTGTTTCTGCTCCTTCACCAGAAAGAATGGAATTTCCCCTAGCAGGCCCTATTCCCATCTGACTCGTCACTACACCAACGCTTACAGGTGTCACCAACCCTCATCCCCAAGTCAGCAACAGCAAGGCTGCAACTTCAGTTCTAGGGCACCCACAGAAAAAACCCTCTTGGTAGAAATATAAAAGACAGTTTAATAGCAAAGCTGGGAACACTGGAATTACATCCACAAAGCAGACACGTATTAAAATGACCTCAAAAAAGGTAAGCAGAATCAACTTCACAGCAATATGTAACATCAAACTAAGCACAGCAAAGTAACTTCTAATTCATGAGACACACACTGTTTAAAAAAACATCCATTAGGAAGCTTCTCTTCATGTTACTCACCCTTAAaggctgacattttaaaattgtgttgtATACCAGCAACTATATCCTTCCAGAAATCAAATGTTTTTTGACCACTGTTgtgctaaaataaacaaaaaaatcccaaTGTGACAAATGCAACAATTCTATGCTCAAGCAGTTACTGGGAAATGCTGGCAAACAATTAAATAGTACTGTATTCCAAGATAGGAATTTATGATATAGGAAACAGCAGATTAATAAAGttttcattcaacaaaatgtgattttagaaagagatatcttccatgaaAATCACTgctacatacacatacacaatgcTAAGCATTAATATagctcaaaagaaatacaaagtccTACTCGTTAAAAAGTctaaaaattatagaatatgaTAAACATGAGCAAATTTATAATGTTACACAGTTTCTGAGCCACCAGAATGTGTGACTTAATGATGTGTGACATATGGCTTACGATAATGACTTATGATGTATGCCATCAGTGAGGCCAACAAGCCTGAAACACTAGAGCCCAAAAGCTGGTGACTTCAGAATTCAGGGCACCTTCAATTCAATTTCAATATAGAAGAGCAGTAGGTCTCCACAGAAGACATGAATGTAGTTTCAAATCCAAAATGTAaagcatttttattgttttttttaaaccagtattttttttttaaagcaaacaggCATCTCATTAAAACACACAATCTTACAACCTTTTATTTGCTTGGGAATATTAACCAGTGTCCTTCTATCTAAACACAGACAGACTTCTAGATATTTTTATCTAAATACACAAACTTCAGAATATTTAGAGATAGACACATTTTGCTTGTGGCAACTATGAAATAGAAAATTAACTTGATCTCATCTGTTAATACATTCTCAAACCTAGGAAAATAACAGGTAAACAGAAACTTTTATAAACATCTGACTGTAATTCTGATTCAAAAATAAGCTACTGATTCACCTGTGACTTTAAAAGACAACAGGCAAAAAGGAAAGTGATTCTGACATGTAAGCCCACTGACATGGGTAGGTCTTAAGTTCCAAGTATAAGCTGACTTTAGCAGAGATCTTGTTCATCTCCATTCACAGTACAAAGCAAAAGTCTACATGCATTCAAACATGCTCAAAATGACAAATTAAACATTTCAccatttttctagttttataTTAATTTCCTTTAGTTTTTAAAGTCTGTTAATAAAATCAAGAACAAGTTCTATATTTTTTCCAGACTTTTGCATCCCCTgctggaaaataaatttattttccctgGAGGGGAGAGGGCTGTAACCATTATTTAatgttccaaaaatattttgaccAAATTTGCCATGTTTTTCTTCCTCACTCACTACTGAAACCACAAAGAGGAAACTATGTAAGATCTCAACTCACTGAAGTCCTTTGATGTGTCTAAATGCAtatcatagttttttaaaaaattaatcccCACTCACCTTTGTTAAAGAGTCCACCACTCTGGCACAAAGAAGGGCTCCTGGCAGGTCAAAATAGTTatcataaaaataatactttcctaaaaaagaataaaatttttaaattggggACAAATCCATTCTTCATGCATGCAGAAGACACAAAAACTTGGCTGAAGagatttcaattttaattatttaaaggaGTTGTGtttcaattcaaaaggaaggTTTTACCTCTATGAACACGACAGGAGGGTTAAAATATAGTCTCTGTAAGTCAAACATTTTACTCAAAAACATTTgtgttgtcttttaaaaaaataaaaactaagaacaGATTGTTGTGGTTTGCATAATATTTTGGGTATCTGCCAAAGGACCATGTTTTGTGGGTTTGGTCCCAAAGTCTATGTTAAaggttaatggattaatgttaacGGATTAAAGGATAAGAAGTGATCTAATTATGACAACTAGTAGGAGGTGGGCCCACTGTTTGGGTCATTGGGGGCATGGCTTCAGAAGGTAGTTCAGAGAGGATTGGGTATAAAGCTGGGTTGGCCTAGGTTTTCTTTCAGCTCCTGGTTTGCCATGTGATTCTCTGCACTGGTTCCACCATTCTGTAGCACCATCAGATGCTAGTTTAATGGGGCTGCCCAAACTTGAACCATGAACCTTTAAAACTAATCCTTCTTCCTACCGAAGTAGATCCTTTTGGCTATTTGtatatagtaatgaaaagctcACTAATGCACCGAACATAcctcaaatataaaatgaaatatgaagaaGCCAGAGTCTGGTGTTATCAACAACACTGAATTTTAAGACAAATAACGTAACACTGGAGCACCATGAAATGCTCCACACAAGACGGACTTTTCATTTCTGTTCTGGTTGGTGCACCTGGAGTACCACGTCAATTGTTATGTTGAGATGACAAGTGTTATCAGCACAATatgagaacaatcagggtgatcAAGGAGATAAAAACCATGCAATGTGATGACATGCCTCTCCCAGAAAGACTTAGGCGTGCATTCCAGGATCTCATGAAGAGGAGGATTTGATTTATTCCACATGGTCTACCCGGGCACTGTGAGAATAGCAGTCATTTCAGCACTGCCAAGTATGTACCCATGCGTTTTCCCTTCCCCTTGTCCCACCTTTTTggaaatcaacagatgaaagtcAGTCCAAGAGTTGAGACGCTGATTATGAATCTTGGTTGGGATCTAATCAAATAAGTCAGAGATTTAATGAGAAGGACTCACGGGCTCCTGAGAATAAGGCAAGAGGTGGATGTCACTTGACTGCTAACTATGGGCCAAATGTCCACTGTGTGGACACAAGGAGGCTTGTTCAGCCTGGAGCTGttaactgggccaggctgctgtcAGTTCCTCCCACAACACCCAAACTGAGACTGTAGCACAAGAAATCATCAATCTTCACCTCCTTGCAGAGCAGACAACTCAGTCTGAAGAAGCGGCTGCTGAACTCCATTCAATAAATCAAGTCTCTGAATCAAGACCACATCCTATAATCACCAtgctttatacacacacacacacacacacactcacacacacacattgttccCAGAGGACTCACTGCCAATAATTTCTCCTTTGTTTTAGTTGACCACAGAACAAAGGCACATGAACAATGGGGGATGGGGGCAGAAGAGAATAATTTATGTTAGCAGAAGTTCTCATTTCTTCCTCAGCTGAGTGATATTACCACCACTTAAAGCTGAGGACATGGATGCTAATAGTGGCTTAGTATGGTTATCCCTCAGTACCTGAGGGAAACAGGTTTCACTACCCACTGCAGACACCACAATCTAAGGACATTCAAATCCCTGATATAAAGAGGCATAGTTTTTGCATATAATCTATGCACATCCTCTATATGTTTaatcatctctaggttacttataatAACTAGCACAGGagcagcactgtagcatagtaggctaagcctccacctgcggtgccagcatcccacataggtgctggttggtatcctggctgctcctcttcctatccagctcactgcttatggcctgggaaagcagcagaggatggcccaagtgcttgggctcctgtacccacatgggaaacctggaagaagctcctgactcctggctttggatcagcccagctctagccatagcagccatttggaaagtgagtcagcagatggaagacctttctctgtctctccctttctctgtaactctacctctaaaataaataaataaaatctttaaataaataccgAACACAATGTAAATACTCTTGAAACAGTTGTTACGTTATCTTGTTTAGGGAACAGtcacaagaaaaaaaacctgtacaTGTCACTACAGCTGCAACCATCATGGGCATAATTACAGAGTTCACATCAGCAACAACACAACATTTTCCATCCCTGGTTGGTAGAATCCACAGATGCAGTGCACGAAATATAATTGACCAGAGTCACTCTTTAGCAAGTAGCAGAGTTGATATAATCCAGGACCATGTAGCTCCAAGCTCTTTGTGATTTCTACCCCAACCTGTTTCTGCATGATCTACCTATTCTGGATGGAAAGTCTGAAAGGCCCTAGTGGAGATGATATGCTAAGGGAAACAACCTAAGTGGAAATTATCAAACTGTCAATAAAATTTCTATATTCATCATTTAAATGCTTTACATTCCCTAAATATTCTGGAAGGCAATGCACTTTACAGCTCTGTACTTAACTCTGAGGATTAACACACTTAATGGAGAAGGAAGTTACATAGATAGAAGCAACTAGAGTTCCTGAAAATAAAGACCTTATTTGCCCATCATTTTATttaccaaaaatttaaatatgcataTCTTTAGAGCAATTGTACTATCAAGAATTTATCctgcatatatttataaaagtgcAAAATAGACATTTCTGGAAACATTACCACAAGCTGGTCTGTAATGGTGAAACACCAATACAACTTAAACGTCCACTGGATGGTTGCACACACCAGCAGTAAAATGAAGCACACCCTTGagtgtgtgctggtgccacaggatcTCCAAGATGCAATTTGAAAAGAGCTAtagcagaggaaaaaaatgttcccTTTGTATACCTTAAGAAAATAACCCTTGGGGAAAGGAGGTTCTGGGGAACAGGACTTGGGGACAATTgtgcttcctttattttttcctgtaaCATTGGAATCATCTAACCATATGCTCAGaatatttcttttaatgtaaACAACATCTAACTGTGCTGTGAAACTGCAGGCTATTACTTTTCCTTCTTCCAtacatttctgtgtttttaaaaattatttatcaagGCTCTAACTTTCttattattttgaagaaataacAGGCTTGATTATGTG belongs to Oryctolagus cuniculus chromosome 5, mOryCun1.1, whole genome shotgun sequence and includes:
- the COL10A1 gene encoding collagen alpha-1(X) chain, with product MLPQAALLLLVSFNLVHGVFYAERYQTPTGIKGPQPNTKTQFFIPYAIKSKGIPVRGEQGIPGPPGPAGPRGHPGPSGPPGKPGYGTPGLQGEPGLPGPPGLSATGKPGLPGLPGKQGERGPSGPKGDIGPAGLPGPRGPPGPPGIPGPAGISVPGKPGQQGLTGAPGPRGFPGEKGAPGAPGVSGQKGETGYGAPGRPGERGLPGPQGPMGPPGPPGVGKRGENGFPGQPGIKGDRGSPGERGPSGPPGPQGPPGEQGPEGIGKPGAVGAPGEPGIPGTKGHPGAPGIAGAPGAPGFGKPGLPGLKGQMGPTGLPGAPGAKGEQGPAGHPGEPGLTGPPGNMGPQGPKGIPGNHGLPGPKGEIGPVGPAGNPGARGARGPPGLDGKPGYPGEPGLNGPKGNPGLPGPKGDAGVRGSPGLPGPVGPVGAKGVPGHDGEAGPRGAPGIPGTRGPVGPPGIPGIPGAKGDPGNPGPPGPAGIATKGLNGPTGPPGPPGPKGHTGEPGLPGPPGPPGPPGQAVMPDDFTKAGQRPSLSGMPLVSANQGVTGMPVSAFTVILSKAYPAVGTPIPFDKILYNKQQHYDPRTGIFTCRIPGTYYFSYHVHVKGTHVWVGLYKNGTPVMYTYDEYAKGYLDQASGSAILDLTENDQVWLQLPNAESNGLYSSEYVHSSFSGFLVAPM